In a genomic window of Streptomyces sp. BHT-5-2:
- a CDS encoding putative T7SS-secreted protein, which produces MGEEELSLGEQLWGYGGGDPYEDNGNFPGLQFNPAPGVPQAVSDLVEDLNRVQKNIKSAAETLHNISDGGWSGAAADAFRAKTQALPKLLDEASKSFGLAHGVLQKWQTELGVMQSKAHSYETEAETARKRAERAEKNEDLNLFRFGGIGMTDAEEAEAKKRYTAALEEFGSAREELAGIVSSAKSIRSQHEELAGTVAAVLKAAGEEAPKGPGFFDDLKHALGQLVKGQEILFHSVLQWVKEHANAISAVGDVLSTVSAVVGTIGIGVGVLGNAPLAGEFGVASSVFAAGALALHGVAHAAGGEDVVSNRTLAQDALGVIPLAAGARVGGKLGTAMLRSRTADGASNFGLVDSWASLFGDPSVFENFAPKNPRQAIELGVGPLLPALENAWNKGSEKDKAAGAG; this is translated from the coding sequence GTGGGGGAAGAGGAATTGTCGCTCGGTGAGCAGCTATGGGGATACGGGGGCGGCGACCCATACGAGGACAACGGAAACTTTCCGGGATTGCAATTCAATCCAGCCCCCGGAGTTCCGCAGGCAGTCAGTGACCTGGTCGAGGACCTGAACCGCGTGCAGAAGAACATTAAAAGTGCTGCGGAAACACTGCACAACATCAGCGATGGCGGCTGGTCCGGCGCCGCCGCGGACGCATTCCGCGCCAAGACCCAGGCCCTTCCCAAACTTTTGGATGAAGCCAGCAAAAGCTTCGGACTTGCTCACGGCGTGCTGCAGAAGTGGCAGACGGAACTGGGCGTGATGCAGTCCAAGGCGCATTCATACGAAACCGAGGCCGAGACTGCCCGAAAGCGCGCCGAACGGGCCGAGAAGAATGAGGACCTGAATCTCTTCCGGTTTGGCGGCATCGGGATGACCGACGCTGAGGAGGCAGAGGCCAAGAAGCGCTACACCGCAGCACTCGAGGAGTTCGGTTCGGCACGCGAGGAGCTGGCAGGCATCGTCTCCTCGGCCAAGAGCATCCGCAGTCAGCATGAGGAGTTAGCGGGCACGGTCGCCGCAGTGCTGAAGGCCGCAGGCGAAGAGGCCCCCAAGGGGCCGGGATTCTTCGACGACCTGAAGCACGCCTTGGGACAGCTGGTCAAAGGCCAGGAAATCCTCTTCCACTCCGTGCTTCAGTGGGTCAAGGAGCACGCCAACGCCATTTCTGCCGTCGGAGACGTCCTGTCCACGGTCAGCGCTGTGGTAGGCACGATCGGAATCGGGGTCGGCGTGCTGGGCAATGCCCCACTGGCAGGGGAATTCGGGGTTGCGTCATCCGTGTTCGCGGCCGGAGCGCTTGCCCTGCACGGCGTTGCTCACGCAGCGGGCGGTGAAGACGTAGTTTCGAACCGCACGCTGGCGCAGGATGCGCTGGGCGTGATTCCACTGGCCGCCGGCGCCCGTGTCGGAGGCAAGCTGGGCACCGCGATGCTCAGGAGCCGAACTGCGGATGGGGCCTCAAATTTCGGTCTCGTCGATTCCTGGGCCAGCCTCTTCGGAGACCCCTCCGTGTTCGAGAATTTTGCGCCAAAGAATCCGCGACAGGCCATTGAGCTGGGAGTCGGCCCCTTGCTCCCTGCACTCGAAAACGCATGGAACAAGGGAAGCGAAAAGGATAAAGCTGCTGGTGCCGGGTGA
- a CDS encoding type III PLP-dependent enzyme codes for MQSVDPHAIACRDLAERFGTPLYVYDAEVLEQTYRELRSHLPRQVDVFYSLKANPNLSVCAFLHGLGAGAEVSSYVELRTALQAGVAPDDIIFLGPGKDLQELRACLDAGIHAVVCESLDEVAQLDQLAAERGELCPVIFRVNPAFGSKGSGLAMGGKPRQFGIDEETLQSAKSLLADLSHVRVKGIHAYMGTRFLHHEDVVSNTERILQMADHLASVLGIPLETVDFGGGLGVAYFDNESDLDLARLGSGITRVVEPFTRRHPGCRLIMELGRYLTASSGTYVVKVRQVKESMGEIFAVADGGTNHHMAAVGVGSFVKRNFPIRHLTRSGAPASRPYTVTGPLCTPNDVIGKKVPLPEVRPGGLLGVERSGAYGPTASPGLFLSHGFPAEVMTYRGKAHLVRARDTSDDLLAKQRLVDLHAAS; via the coding sequence ATGCAGTCGGTTGACCCCCATGCGATTGCCTGCCGGGACCTTGCTGAGAGGTTCGGAACGCCTCTGTACGTCTACGACGCGGAGGTGCTGGAACAGACGTACCGCGAACTGCGCAGCCATCTGCCGCGACAGGTCGACGTGTTCTACTCACTCAAGGCGAACCCAAACCTCAGCGTCTGCGCATTCCTGCATGGTCTCGGGGCCGGTGCGGAAGTCTCGTCGTACGTCGAACTCCGCACCGCCCTCCAGGCAGGTGTCGCGCCCGATGACATCATTTTCCTCGGCCCCGGCAAGGACCTGCAAGAGCTCAGGGCATGCCTCGACGCGGGCATCCATGCCGTTGTGTGTGAGTCGCTCGACGAGGTTGCCCAGCTGGACCAGCTCGCGGCCGAGCGCGGGGAGTTGTGCCCCGTGATATTCCGGGTCAACCCCGCTTTCGGGAGCAAGGGGTCCGGACTCGCCATGGGCGGAAAGCCCCGCCAGTTCGGCATCGACGAGGAGACGCTGCAGAGCGCCAAGAGCCTCCTGGCGGACCTGTCCCATGTGCGGGTGAAGGGCATCCACGCATATATGGGGACCAGATTCCTCCACCACGAGGACGTCGTCAGCAACACCGAGCGCATCCTTCAGATGGCCGACCACCTGGCCTCCGTGCTGGGCATCCCCCTGGAGACGGTGGACTTCGGAGGTGGTCTCGGCGTCGCCTACTTCGACAACGAGTCCGATCTGGACCTGGCACGCCTGGGCAGCGGGATCACCCGAGTCGTGGAGCCGTTCACCCGTCGCCACCCCGGATGCCGGCTGATCATGGAGCTGGGCCGCTACCTCACAGCGTCATCAGGCACGTACGTGGTCAAGGTCCGGCAGGTCAAGGAGTCCATGGGGGAGATTTTCGCCGTTGCCGACGGCGGCACGAACCATCACATGGCTGCTGTCGGCGTCGGCAGTTTCGTCAAGCGGAACTTTCCGATCCGGCATCTGACCCGCTCGGGAGCCCCGGCGTCCCGCCCCTATACCGTGACCGGCCCTCTGTGCACCCCCAATGACGTGATCGGCAAGAAGGTACCGCTCCCCGAAGTCCGCCCTGGTGGCCTGCTGGGGGTGGAACGCTCCGGAGCCTACGGCCCCACCGCCTCACCCGGACTCTTCCTCAGCCACGGATTCCCTGCCGAGGTCATGACATACCGCGGGAAAGCGCACCTGGTGCGGGCGCGCGATACAAGCGACGACCTGCTGGCAAAGCAGCGACTCGTCGACCTGCACGCCGCTTCGTGA
- a CDS encoding glycosyltransferase gives MAMAAAAVWLVPAELAPAIVLALLGRLERASRLRAARRYRPALRGHREPMAVVCPVYREDPALFGRALRSWLRNDVAEIVCVIHENDTACAEVARAHGVRVITTADRDKRRALRTGWQAVTAGLVALTDSDTVWARDLVPTVSAPFVDPTVGGVATQSFVLEPATFWEEIRRGRGPIVVMAAQTVRGQALGCLPGRTAVYRRALLEQIGPDLVQQSFLGVRCGPGDDTRLSALALRAGYRTVLQANAHVWSRFPDTFTGLVRQRLRHQRNSWREHLSALAGGWIWQHPYLARCVTVSVILRLGFILGTAYYLCLAASGDLLAPAMVVTYWCGRRLLRTSRLLHRTGRRRVVAFKLLATDVLSHALDVFGLLTIRRQGWLTRGSDRAA, from the coding sequence ATGGCCATGGCGGCTGCGGCGGTGTGGCTGGTGCCGGCCGAACTGGCCCCGGCGATCGTGCTTGCCCTACTGGGCCGCCTCGAACGGGCCAGCCGTCTACGCGCCGCCAGGCGGTACCGGCCGGCCCTGCGCGGCCATCGCGAGCCGATGGCCGTGGTGTGCCCCGTCTACCGGGAGGACCCCGCCCTCTTCGGCCGGGCCCTGCGCTCATGGCTCCGCAATGATGTGGCGGAAATCGTCTGCGTGATCCACGAAAACGACACCGCGTGTGCCGAGGTGGCACGGGCACATGGAGTACGAGTGATCACCACGGCGGACCGGGACAAGCGCCGGGCGCTGCGAACCGGCTGGCAAGCGGTCACGGCGGGCCTGGTCGCTCTCACGGACTCGGACACGGTCTGGGCCCGCGATCTCGTGCCCACGGTCAGCGCGCCGTTCGTGGATCCGACGGTCGGCGGGGTGGCGACCCAGTCGTTCGTCCTGGAACCGGCCACGTTCTGGGAGGAAATCCGCCGCGGCCGGGGACCGATCGTGGTGATGGCCGCCCAGACCGTCCGGGGACAGGCCCTGGGCTGCCTTCCCGGCCGCACCGCCGTCTACCGGCGCGCTCTGCTCGAACAGATCGGCCCTGACCTGGTCCAGCAGTCCTTCCTGGGCGTGCGCTGCGGTCCCGGTGACGACACGCGGCTGTCCGCACTGGCCCTCCGGGCGGGCTACCGGACGGTCCTGCAGGCCAACGCGCACGTATGGTCCCGCTTCCCGGACACCTTCACCGGCCTCGTCCGCCAGAGACTGCGCCACCAGCGCAACAGCTGGCGGGAACACCTGAGCGCACTGGCCGGCGGATGGATCTGGCAACACCCCTACCTCGCACGCTGCGTCACCGTCTCCGTGATCCTGCGCCTGGGATTCATCCTCGGCACGGCGTACTACCTCTGTCTGGCCGCCTCCGGCGACCTCCTCGCGCCGGCCATGGTGGTGACCTACTGGTGCGGCCGGCGTCTCCTCCGCACCAGTCGCTTGCTGCACCGCACCGGCCGACGTCGGGTCGTTGCCTTCAAGCTCCTTGCCACCGACGTCCTCTCCCATGCCCTCGACGTCTTCGGGCTCCTCACCATCCGCCGTCAGGGCTGGCTCACCCGCGGCAGCGACCGGGCAGCTTGA
- a CDS encoding MafI family immunity protein produces MSLSYRARVVALLEESPLTTEAVITDVRHLLSHGEEALAFDTMCSWIYEDDLPITRQYHARLVAMADEMDTPRSVQRLDELLID; encoded by the coding sequence GTGAGCCTGTCGTATCGAGCACGTGTGGTGGCACTCCTGGAGGAGTCGCCGCTCACCACGGAGGCTGTCATCACGGACGTTCGCCACCTGCTCTCGCACGGTGAGGAGGCTTTGGCGTTCGACACCATGTGCTCGTGGATCTATGAGGACGACCTGCCCATCACTCGGCAGTACCACGCTCGACTAGTGGCAATGGCGGACGAGATGGACACCCCGAGGTCCGTCCAACGCCTTGACGAGCTGCTGATCGACTGA
- a CDS encoding helix-turn-helix transcriptional regulator — MLDALGMSTTTEAVYRAVLAHPQAGVPDLAKRLRLPERRVREALDDLSEMSLVRPAVDDPHSLHTVDLRIAADLLLARQEAALAAQQQRVEEARVAALQLTAAPSAATAASRGDSVEVLHGIDSIRDHLTSACASQRTELLVCVPISPRQVDEWGTFLPACLSVLECEGAVRALFLDSTRTAPEAIASVEQLTSRGSHIRTAPSLPGHVCIFDRRVAFVMQHSDEGGGIEALMVRVPALVGLLSAQFDTLWGTSQVLNASSPAQGPPTSRQEAEVLRLLSEGHTDEGVAKRLGVSYRTARRIASTLMSQLGARSRFQAGAIAAIRGLIRD, encoded by the coding sequence ATGCTCGACGCACTCGGAATGAGCACGACCACCGAAGCGGTCTACCGTGCCGTGCTCGCACACCCGCAGGCGGGAGTACCCGATCTCGCGAAGCGTCTTCGGTTACCCGAGCGCCGGGTCCGCGAGGCGCTCGACGACCTGAGTGAAATGTCTCTGGTACGCCCTGCTGTCGATGACCCCCACAGTTTGCATACGGTGGATCTCCGGATTGCCGCAGATCTGCTGCTGGCTCGCCAGGAAGCCGCCCTCGCGGCTCAGCAGCAGCGCGTGGAGGAAGCGCGGGTGGCGGCCTTGCAGTTGACGGCGGCCCCCTCCGCTGCCACAGCGGCCTCGCGAGGCGACAGCGTCGAGGTTCTCCACGGCATCGACAGTATTCGTGACCATCTGACATCGGCTTGTGCCAGCCAGAGAACTGAGCTACTCGTCTGTGTACCCATCAGCCCTCGCCAGGTCGATGAGTGGGGAACGTTCTTACCCGCATGCCTCAGCGTGCTGGAATGCGAAGGCGCAGTGCGAGCACTGTTCCTCGACAGCACGCGAACGGCACCCGAGGCTATAGCCTCTGTGGAGCAGCTCACTTCACGTGGGAGCCACATCCGAACGGCACCATCGCTGCCTGGCCATGTCTGCATCTTCGACCGGCGTGTCGCCTTTGTCATGCAGCACAGCGATGAAGGAGGAGGCATCGAGGCCCTGATGGTTAGGGTGCCCGCTCTGGTTGGGCTGCTCTCGGCTCAGTTCGACACCCTATGGGGAACCTCCCAGGTGCTGAACGCATCTTCACCTGCGCAAGGCCCACCGACGTCGCGTCAGGAAGCCGAGGTGCTCAGGCTTTTGTCCGAAGGGCACACCGACGAGGGGGTTGCGAAGCGACTGGGAGTCTCCTATCGAACCGCTCGCCGCATCGCATCAACTCTGATGTCACAGCTCGGAGCACGCAGCCGCTTCCAAGCCGGAGCGATCGCGGCGATTCGGGGGCTGATCCGCGACTGA